The DNA region TCACTGCTCCTGAAGGAAGAGAAAACCGCGCAGGCAGGTGCTGCGGGTCAGATCTGGACCATCTCGAAGTCTTCCTTGCGCGCGCCGCATTCGGGGCAGGTCCAGTTCATGGGAACCTGCTCCCAGGGCGTCTGGGGCGGAATGCCGTGCTCAGGAGAACCCTGCGCTTCGTCATATATCCAACCGCAAATCAAACACATCCAGGTTTTTGGGTCGGTCACAGCTTAAGGGGCCTTCACATAGAATGCAACGATTGTATCTAGCCATGACAGCGGGATGCTGCTTTCGTGCCACCACTTACCCTGCTGGCACCTCTCCATGACATCAAATACATCCCCCCCTTCTGATACGGCCCCGGTGGCCACCGACGCGGAAGAGGACGCCAGCCCCGTCTGCGTCATGGTGTTCAACGCCAACGACCCGAGCGGCGCCGGCGGGCTGACCGCGGATGCGGTCACCATCGCGTCGGTGGGCGGGCATCCGGTAGCGATCGCCACCGGTGCCTATGCCCGGGACACGGCGGAAGTCTTCGACCACTACGCGATGGACGACGAGGCCGTGGCCGAGCAGGCCCGCGCCGTGCTGGAGGACATGCCCGTGCAGGCCATCAAGGTCGGCTTCGTCGGCAGCCCCGAGAACCTCAGCGCCATCGCCGAGATCACGGCCGACTACGCCGAAGTTCCCGTCATCGCCTACATGCCCAACCTGTCGTGGTGGCGCGACGACCTCATCGACCAGTACCTGGACGCTTTCCAGGAGCTGCTGCTGCCGCAGACCTCGGTGTTGGTGGGCAACCACAGCACCCTGCGCCGCTGGCTGCTGCCCGACTGGGCGAGCGACCGCAGCCCCTCCGCGCGGGACATCGCCATGGCCGCGTCCGAACTCGGCGTGCCCTATGTGCTGGTGACCGGCATCCCGGCGCCCGAGCAATTCGTCGAGAACGTCCTCGCCTCGCCGCAGTCCGTCCTGGGCAGCGGCAAGTTCGAGCTGTTCGAGGCGACCTTCGCCGGCGCGGGCGACACCCTGTCTGCGGCTCTGGCGGCACTGGTTGCCAGCGGCAGCGACCTGGGCGAGGCCACCAGCGAGGCGCTGACCTACCTGGACCGCTGCCTGGACGCGGGCTTTCGCCCCGGCATGGGCCACATCGTTCCCGACCGCATGTTCTGGGCGCAGCCCGACGAAGACGACGAAGACGATTCCGACGAACCCCCACCCGATCCCACGGCCACCGATGGCTTCGTGATGCCTCCCCATGACACCCAGCACTGACCGCAACATTGCCCTGTTCGAGCGCGCCAAGGCGCTGATCCCCGGCGGCGTGAACTCGCCCGTGCGCGCCTTCAAGGCCGTCGGCGGCACGCCCCGTTTCGTCGAACGCGCACAAGGCGCCTATTTCTGGGACGCCAACGGCCAGCGCTTCATCGACTACATCGGCTCCTGGGGCCCGATGATCCTGGGCCACGGCCACCCGGCCGTGCTGGAGGCCGTGCAGAAGGCCGCGCTAGAAGGCTTCAGCTTCGGCGCGCCCACCGAGCGCGAGGTGGAACTGGCCGAGGAGATCCTGCGCTTCGTGCCGTCCATGGAGATGATCCGCCTGGTCAGCTCGGGCACCGAGGCCGGCATGAGCGCCATCCGCCTGGCGCGCGGCGCCACGGGGCGCAGCAAGATCATCAAGTTCAACGGCTGCTACCACGGCCATGCCGATGCGCTGCTGGTCAAGGCCGGCTCGGGCCTGGCCACGTTCGGCCATGCGACCAGCGCCGGTGTGCCGCCCGAGGTGGTGCAGCACACGCTGGTGCTCGAATACAACGATATCGCCCAATTGGAGGAGGCCTTCGCGCTGCATGGCCACGAGATCGCAGGCCTGATGATCGAGCCCATCGCCGGCAACATGAACTTCGTGCGCGCCAGCGTGCCCTTCATGCAGCGCTGCCGCGAGCTGTGCACGCAGTACGGTGCCCTGCTGGTGTTCGACGAGGTGATGACCGGCTTCCGCGTCGCCCTGGGCAGCGCGCAGAGCGTCTATGCGAAAGCCATCCCCGGCTTCCAGCCCGACCTCACGGTGCTCGGCAAGGTCATCGGCGGCGGCATGCCGCTGGCGGCCTTCGGTGGCCCGCGGTCCATCATGGAGCAGCTGGCGCCGCTGGGTCCCGTCTACCAGGCCGGCACGCTGTCGGGCAATCCGGTGGCCACGGCCTGCGGTCTGGCGACGCTGCGCGAGATCAGCCGTCCCGGCTTCTACGAGGCACTGGCCGAGCGCACCCGCGCGCTGACGGGCGGGCTGTCGCAGGCCGCGGCCGCCGCGGGCCTCCCGTTCAGCGCCGACAGCGAAGGCGGCATGTTCGGCTTCTTCCTGCTGCCCCAGCTGCCGCAGAACTACCCGCAGGTGCTGGCGACCGACGGCGCACGCTTCAATGCGCTGTTCCACGGTCTGCTCGACCGCGGCGTCTACATCGCGCCCGCGCTGTACGAGGCCGGGTTCGTGAGCGCCGCGCACACGGCCGCTGACATCGAGGAAACGGTGGCCATCGCCGGCGACGTGTTCAAGGCGATCTCAAAGTAAGAGCTGCCAGCGCCCACTGCATGGGCGCTGGCAGCCTATTTGGCTGCCCATCGGCTGCCCTGCCCTTCGCACGCACCGACGACGACGAGCCCAGCCGGCGGCAGCACCCGGCTCAGCCCGGCGTTGCCGCACTGCCGCCGCCCAGGGGCGATTCCGGCTCGGCCGGCGGCAGCGAGAGCAGCCACTGCGCCATCTGCAGCGCCTGCGGCTCGGTGATGTGCGGGTGGCGGGGCATCACGACGCGGCCCCAGGTGCCGACGCTGCCCTCGCGGATCTTGCGCGCCAGGTGGTCGGCGGCCTCGGGCTGGCCGGCGTAGCGGCCCGCGATCTGCCGGAACGACGGCCCCACGTAGTGCCGGTCCATGCCGTGGCAGCGCAGGCAATCGGAGGCCTGCACCCGGCCCAGTCCCTCGGACTGCGCGGGCGCAGCATCCGCACCGGCCACCGACAGCGGCGCCAAGGGCGCGCCAGCCCCCAGCGTGCGCCAGCCCACATTCATCACCCCGAGGACGACCAGCACCACGCACAGCGCCAGCGCCCACGCGATCCAGCGGGGACGCTCCGGCGGCGTGTCGTCGTCGTGATCGTCGCGCAGTGGCACGGGATCAGTGGCGGAAGTGGCGCACGCCGCTGAACACCATGGCTACGCCGCGCTCGTTCGCGGCGTCAATGACTTCCTGGTCGCGCATGGAGCCGCCGGGCTGGATCACGCAGGTCGCACCGGCATCCACCACCACGTCCAGGCCGTCGCGGAACGGGAAGAACGCGTCGCTGGCCACCACCGTGCCCTGCAGCGACAGCTTGGCGTGCTCGGCCTTGATGCTGGCGATGCGGGCCGAATCGAGGCGGCTCATCTGGCCGGCGCCCACACCCATGGTCATGCCGCCCTTGCAGAAGACGATGGCGTTGCTCTTCACGTACTTGGCGACCTTCCAGGCGAAGAGCAGGTCTTCCATTTCTTCGAGCGTGGGCTGCTTCTTCGTGACGACCTTCAGGTCCATCAGCGACAGCTCGTGGTTGTCGGCCGTCTGCAGCAGCATGCCGGAGCCGATGCGCTTGGCGTCCATGGCGTTGCGGCCACGGCTCCAGGCCGTCGTGCCCTGGTGGTCGGGCAGCGCGATCTGCAGCAGGCGCACATTGGTCTTGGGCTTGAAGATTTCCAGCGCCTCGGGCGTGAAGGACGGCGCCATCAGCACTTCGACGAACTGCTTGACCACCAGCTGCGCGGCCGCTGCGTCCACCGGGCGGTTGAAGGCGATGATGCCGCCGAAGGCGCTGGTGGGGTCGGTCTGGAAGGCCTTGCCGTAGGCATCGGCCGCGTCCAGGCCCACCGCCACGCCGCAGGGGTTGGCGTGCTTGACGATCACGCAGGCAGCGGCGTCGAAGCTCTTCACGCATTCCCAGGCAGCATCGGCGTCGGCGATGTTGTTGTAGCTGAGTTCCTTGCCCTGCAGCTGCTCACCCGTGACGATGGAACCGGGCGCGGGGTACAGGTCGCGGTACAGCGCGGCCTGCTGGTGGCTGTTCTCGCCGTAGCGCAGGTCCTGCACCTTGATGAACTGGCCGTTGCTCTGGCCGGGGAAGGGGTTGCGCGTGGGCACGTACTCTTCCGACAGCTTCTCGGCCTCGAACGTGACGGACGAGAGGTAGTCGCTGATCGCGCCGTCGTACTGGGCGATGCGGTTGAACGCGGCCACCGACAGCGCGAAACGCAGCTTGTCGGACAGCTTGCCGCCGGCCTTCAGCTCGCCCAGCACGGCGTCGTACTGGTCGGCAGACGTCACCACGCCCACGTCCTTCCAGTTCTTGGCGGCGCTGCGCACCATGGCCGGGCCGCCGATGTCGATGTTCTCGATGGCGTCGGCCAGCGTGCAGCCGGCCTTGGCGACGGTGGCTTCGAACGGGTAGAGGTTCACCACCAGCAGGTCGATGGTGTCGATGCCGTGCTCCTGGAGCGCCGCCATGTGCTCGGGCAGCTCGCGGCGGGCCAGCAGGCCGCCGTGCACCTTGGGGTGCAGCGTCTTCACGCGGCCGTCCAGCATCTCGGGGAACTGCGTGACCTCGGCCACTTCGGTGACGGGCAGGCCCTTGTCGGCGAGCAGCTTGGCGGTGCCGCCGGTGGACAGCAGGCGGATGCCCAGCGCGTGCAGCGCCTGGGCGAATTCGACGATGCCGGTCTTGTCGGAGACGGAAAGAAGTGCGTTCATGGCAGTGGTGGAGTTTTGAATGAAATCGGGCTGCAGCGCTTATCCAGCAAGCGCAAGCAGCTATTATTTATATAGCAAACGGGTCACAGCAGCTTGTGCTCGACCAGCTTCTTGCGCAGCGTGTTGCGGTTCAGGCCCAGCCATTCGGCGGCGCGGGACTGGTTGTTGTCGGCGTGGCTCATCACCACTTCCAGCAGCGGTTTCTCGACCAGGCGCACCAGCATGTCGTACATGCCGTCCGGCGCCTCGCCGCCCAGATCGCGAAAGTACCCCTGCAGGTTTTCGCGCACGCATTCCTCAATGTGCTTCTTGCTCATGCATCCGTTCCCTCGGGTCCGCGTCGGCGTCGCTGGCAGCGGGCAGCCGGTCCATCGCCGCGCCCAGCGCGTCGAAGTAATCCGCCACCGCCTGCCACTGGGCCGCGCAGTCCTCTATCGTGTTGATGTGTTGCCTGAAATCCTCGCCGCCCGGCAGCGCCCGCACATACCAGGCGATGTGCTTGCGCGCGCTGCGCACGCCGGTCAGCTCGCCGTACAGGCCGTAGTGGTCCTGCAGGTGGTCGAGCAGCAGGCGGCGCACCTCGGCCACCAGGGGCGGCGCCAGGTGCTCGCCGGTGGCGAGGTAGTGGCCGATCTCGCGGAAGATCCACGGACGGCCCTGCGCCGCGCGGCCGATCATGACCGCATCGGCACCTGTGGCGGCCAGGACCGCCTTCGCTTTCTCCGGCGAGGTGATGTCGCCGTTGGCCACCACCGGCACGCCCACCGCGGCCTTGACGGCGGCGATGGTGTCGTATTCGGCATGGCCCTTGTAGCCTTGTTCGCGCGTGCGGCCGTGCACGGTCAGCATCTGGATGCCCACGCCCTCGAAGGCGCGCGCCAGCTGCACGGCGTTCTTGTGGTCCTGGCTCCAGCCGGTGCGCATCTTGAGCGTGACCGGCACGTTGCGCGGCGCGCAGGCCTCGACCACCGCCTGGGCGATCTCGACGGCCAGCGCCTCGTTCTGCATCAGGGCGGAGCCCGCCCACTTGTTGCAGACCTTCTTGGCCGGGCAGCCCATGTTGATGTCGATGATCTCGGCGCCGCGGTCGATGTTGTAGAGCGCGGCCTCGGCCATCATCGCGGCCTCGGTGCCGGCGATCTGCACGGCGATGGGACCCGGCTCGCCCTCGTGGTTGGCCCGGCGCGAGGTCTTGA from Paracidovorax wautersii includes:
- the purH gene encoding bifunctional phosphoribosylaminoimidazolecarboxamide formyltransferase/IMP cyclohydrolase; translation: MNALLSVSDKTGIVEFAQALHALGIRLLSTGGTAKLLADKGLPVTEVAEVTQFPEMLDGRVKTLHPKVHGGLLARRELPEHMAALQEHGIDTIDLLVVNLYPFEATVAKAGCTLADAIENIDIGGPAMVRSAAKNWKDVGVVTSADQYDAVLGELKAGGKLSDKLRFALSVAAFNRIAQYDGAISDYLSSVTFEAEKLSEEYVPTRNPFPGQSNGQFIKVQDLRYGENSHQQAALYRDLYPAPGSIVTGEQLQGKELSYNNIADADAAWECVKSFDAAACVIVKHANPCGVAVGLDAADAYGKAFQTDPTSAFGGIIAFNRPVDAAAAQLVVKQFVEVLMAPSFTPEALEIFKPKTNVRLLQIALPDHQGTTAWSRGRNAMDAKRIGSGMLLQTADNHELSLMDLKVVTKKQPTLEEMEDLLFAWKVAKYVKSNAIVFCKGGMTMGVGAGQMSRLDSARIASIKAEHAKLSLQGTVVASDAFFPFRDGLDVVVDAGATCVIQPGGSMRDQEVIDAANERGVAMVFSGVRHFRH
- a CDS encoding bifunctional hydroxymethylpyrimidine kinase/phosphomethylpyrimidine kinase, which encodes MTSNTSPPSDTAPVATDAEEDASPVCVMVFNANDPSGAGGLTADAVTIASVGGHPVAIATGAYARDTAEVFDHYAMDDEAVAEQARAVLEDMPVQAIKVGFVGSPENLSAIAEITADYAEVPVIAYMPNLSWWRDDLIDQYLDAFQELLLPQTSVLVGNHSTLRRWLLPDWASDRSPSARDIAMAASELGVPYVLVTGIPAPEQFVENVLASPQSVLGSGKFELFEATFAGAGDTLSAALAALVASGSDLGEATSEALTYLDRCLDAGFRPGMGHIVPDRMFWAQPDEDDEDDSDEPPPDPTATDGFVMPPHDTQH
- a CDS encoding rubredoxin; the encoded protein is MCLICGWIYDEAQGSPEHGIPPQTPWEQVPMNWTCPECGARKEDFEMVQI
- the hemL gene encoding glutamate-1-semialdehyde 2,1-aminomutase; this encodes MTPSTDRNIALFERAKALIPGGVNSPVRAFKAVGGTPRFVERAQGAYFWDANGQRFIDYIGSWGPMILGHGHPAVLEAVQKAALEGFSFGAPTEREVELAEEILRFVPSMEMIRLVSSGTEAGMSAIRLARGATGRSKIIKFNGCYHGHADALLVKAGSGLATFGHATSAGVPPEVVQHTLVLEYNDIAQLEEAFALHGHEIAGLMIEPIAGNMNFVRASVPFMQRCRELCTQYGALLVFDEVMTGFRVALGSAQSVYAKAIPGFQPDLTVLGKVIGGGMPLAAFGGPRSIMEQLAPLGPVYQAGTLSGNPVATACGLATLREISRPGFYEALAERTRALTGGLSQAAAAAGLPFSADSEGGMFGFFLLPQLPQNYPQVLATDGARFNALFHGLLDRGVYIAPALYEAGFVSAAHTAADIEETVAIAGDVFKAISK
- the dusB gene encoding tRNA dihydrouridine synthase DusB; this encodes MHIGHIPLANRLFVAPMAGVTDRPFRQLCKALGAGYAVSEMVTSRKDLWNSLKTSRRANHEGEPGPIAVQIAGTEAAMMAEAALYNIDRGAEIIDINMGCPAKKVCNKWAGSALMQNEALAVEIAQAVVEACAPRNVPVTLKMRTGWSQDHKNAVQLARAFEGVGIQMLTVHGRTREQGYKGHAEYDTIAAVKAAVGVPVVANGDITSPEKAKAVLAATGADAVMIGRAAQGRPWIFREIGHYLATGEHLAPPLVAEVRRLLLDHLQDHYGLYGELTGVRSARKHIAWYVRALPGGEDFRQHINTIEDCAAQWQAVADYFDALGAAMDRLPAASDADADPRERMHEQEAH
- a CDS encoding Fis family transcriptional regulator yields the protein MSKKHIEECVRENLQGYFRDLGGEAPDGMYDMLVRLVEKPLLEVVMSHADNNQSRAAEWLGLNRNTLRKKLVEHKLL
- a CDS encoding c-type cytochrome, yielding MPLRDDHDDDTPPERPRWIAWALALCVVLVVLGVMNVGWRTLGAGAPLAPLSVAGADAAPAQSEGLGRVQASDCLRCHGMDRHYVGPSFRQIAGRYAGQPEAADHLARKIREGSVGTWGRVVMPRHPHITEPQALQMAQWLLSLPPAEPESPLGGGSAATPG